In Thermodesulforhabdus norvegica, a single window of DNA contains:
- a CDS encoding cobaltochelatase subunit CobN, with amino-acid sequence MKSLVIPWHEPQFAKIKERILDINRRIEESKEIESLLRGMSGRYIPSGPSGLITRGRDDILPTGRNFYSLDPHRVPTRPAWEVGKKLADALIEKHLKDEGRYPENVAIFWMCNDIMWADGEGMAQIMYLLGVKPLWLSNGRVKGFEIIPLDALNRPRIDVTVRVSGITRDNFPNVIELVDEAVQAVAALDEPSEMNFVRKHTLERMAQDGGNFRDATLRIFCSKPGTYQAGTQLAVYASAWKDEKDLAEVFLYWNGYAYGKGIWGREKHREFGSILKSVDVTYNKVVSDEYDLFGCCCYFGTHGGMTAAARHLSGKDVKTYYGDTREGEHVEVRDLADEIRRVVRTRLLNPRWIEGMKRHGYKGAGDISKRIGRVYGWEATTQEVDDWIFDEIARTFLVNEENKKFFEEHNPWALEEIGRRLIEAWERGLWKPAEDVKEVLKEIYLEIEGWLEDRMGEVSGEFQGGSVDVVTKEEVEFWKKKMQEVLGAQ; translated from the coding sequence ATGAAATCCCTTGTTATTCCCTGGCATGAACCGCAATTTGCAAAGATAAAGGAAAGGATTCTCGACATAAACAGGCGCATTGAAGAAAGCAAAGAAATAGAATCCCTTCTTCGGGGCATGTCCGGCAGGTATATTCCTTCAGGGCCTTCGGGGCTCATTACGAGAGGTCGCGACGATATCCTGCCTACGGGAAGAAATTTCTATTCCCTCGATCCCCATCGGGTTCCCACCAGGCCGGCCTGGGAAGTCGGCAAAAAACTTGCCGATGCCCTTATAGAAAAGCATCTGAAGGATGAGGGCAGGTATCCCGAAAACGTTGCCATCTTTTGGATGTGTAACGACATTATGTGGGCAGACGGCGAAGGTATGGCTCAGATAATGTATCTTCTGGGAGTTAAACCTCTGTGGCTTTCCAACGGAAGGGTCAAAGGTTTTGAAATCATCCCGCTGGATGCGTTAAACCGCCCGAGGATTGACGTAACGGTGAGAGTTTCGGGCATCACCCGGGACAACTTCCCCAATGTGATTGAACTCGTTGATGAAGCCGTCCAGGCCGTGGCGGCGCTTGATGAGCCTTCCGAAATGAACTTTGTGAGAAAGCACACTCTTGAACGGATGGCGCAGGACGGCGGCAATTTCAGAGACGCAACCCTTCGGATCTTCTGTTCTAAGCCGGGCACTTATCAGGCCGGAACCCAACTGGCCGTGTATGCTTCGGCATGGAAGGATGAAAAAGACCTCGCCGAAGTGTTCCTCTACTGGAACGGCTATGCTTACGGCAAAGGCATCTGGGGCAGGGAAAAGCACAGGGAGTTCGGGAGCATTCTTAAGAGCGTAGATGTCACGTACAATAAAGTGGTAAGCGATGAATACGACCTTTTCGGCTGTTGTTGTTACTTCGGTACTCACGGTGGCATGACCGCCGCGGCACGACATCTTTCCGGAAAGGATGTGAAGACCTACTACGGGGATACGAGAGAAGGCGAGCACGTGGAGGTTCGAGATCTCGCCGACGAGATCCGCCGTGTCGTGAGGACCAGGCTCCTGAATCCCCGCTGGATCGAAGGCATGAAGCGCCACGGATATAAGGGAGCGGGGGATATTTCGAAGAGAATTGGCCGTGTTTACGGCTGGGAAGCCACCACGCAGGAGGTGGACGACTGGATATTCGACGAAATTGCACGAACCTTTCTGGTGAACGAGGAAAACAAAAAGTTCTTCGAAGAACATAACCCCTGGGCTCTTGAAGAAATAGGCCGACGGCTTATTGAGGCCTGGGAGCGCGGGCTCTGGAAACCGGCAGAGGATGTTAAGGAAGTATTGAAGGAAATCTATCTCGAAATTGAAGGCTGGCTTGAAGATAGAATGGGCGAAGTCAGCGGTGAATTCCAGGGGGGATCCGTTGATGTGGTGACGAAAGAGGAGGTTGAATTCTGGAAGAAAAAGATGCAGGAAGTTCTCGGAGCGCAGTAA
- a CDS encoding cobaltochelatase subunit CobN codes for MKKVIVIVWQSYYNMLYRASKNVGHLMDIEVHSARALDNDPERFDRVLERLAEADMLFLYRSVESIWDRIEKFVRERKTRAKVICLSHDPAYWTLSNVRPEVVSRAYSYLVINGEENVTNMLRFLAAEELGLDVDYASPKEIPWEGLYHPAAEKVFSGVEDFLRWYEAYWNDKVSKGTVGILFARHYWINGNLDVENTLIHRLEKSGFKVIPAFAYSVKDEALGTRGSGEVVLDWFLDDGGTPRIDAMIKLISFFLGSGRDREGLSDRDVASEGIAVLKKLNVPCFCPVSSYYRTVEEWEREELNLDIGWAIALPEFEGVIEPIIIAAQREGEEDSRERVPIEDRVDKLVQRIERWIKLRKVPPAERRIAFVLHNNPCASVEATVGAGAHLDTLQSVVEIMKRMKEAGYSVDPPESGKALIDEIMEKKAISEFRWTTVEEIVSKGGALRLLEKERYEEWFNELPEKTRLRMIEAWGNPPGELKDGIPPAMVYDGKIVITGVSYGNVLVMVQPKRGCAGARCDGQVCKILHDPDVPPPHQYVATYKWLSREFGAHAVVHVGTHGNLEFLPGKGVGLSSACLPDVCIDTLPHLYIYNADNPPEGTIAKRRSCAVLVDHMQTVMTGSGLYEELAELDRLLTEYGETRIKDPGRAHALEHVILRELRKSKLDAEVKVRIGGRRRSLSEIGHEELHSIPFDEIVKEVHGKLSLIRNSQMQDGMHVFGSIPEGDRRVDFIYSILRYDAGEDASLRREVAKLMGYDLSELLENVSRVDPKTGKSYGAIIEEIDVVSRSIIREVLREAGVALGEGGRKS; via the coding sequence GTGAAAAAGGTTATCGTCATAGTCTGGCAGTCTTATTACAACATGTTGTACAGAGCATCAAAAAATGTGGGCCATCTGATGGACATAGAGGTGCACTCGGCAAGGGCCCTGGACAATGATCCCGAAAGGTTTGATCGTGTTCTTGAAAGACTCGCTGAGGCGGATATGCTTTTCTTATACCGTTCCGTGGAATCCATCTGGGATAGAATTGAAAAATTCGTAAGGGAGCGCAAAACCAGGGCGAAGGTTATATGCCTGAGCCATGATCCTGCCTACTGGACTCTTTCAAATGTTCGGCCGGAAGTGGTAAGCCGGGCTTACTCGTACCTGGTGATAAACGGCGAGGAAAACGTGACGAACATGCTCAGGTTCCTTGCCGCAGAAGAACTCGGCCTGGATGTAGATTATGCTTCTCCAAAAGAAATTCCCTGGGAAGGTTTGTACCATCCCGCCGCAGAAAAGGTTTTTTCCGGTGTGGAAGACTTTCTCCGCTGGTATGAAGCTTACTGGAACGATAAGGTTTCAAAAGGCACGGTTGGTATCCTTTTTGCCCGCCACTACTGGATAAACGGAAACCTGGACGTGGAAAATACTCTGATCCATCGCCTGGAAAAGTCGGGCTTTAAGGTCATTCCCGCCTTCGCTTACTCCGTAAAGGATGAGGCACTCGGCACAAGGGGAAGTGGTGAAGTTGTTCTGGATTGGTTTCTGGACGACGGAGGAACTCCCCGCATTGATGCCATGATTAAGCTTATCTCTTTTTTCCTCGGTTCTGGTAGAGACCGCGAGGGGCTGTCCGATAGGGATGTGGCCTCGGAGGGGATCGCGGTACTGAAAAAGCTCAACGTCCCGTGCTTCTGCCCGGTAAGCTCCTATTACAGGACGGTGGAAGAGTGGGAACGGGAAGAACTGAATCTGGATATAGGCTGGGCAATTGCCCTCCCAGAGTTTGAAGGCGTCATCGAGCCGATCATCATTGCGGCTCAAAGGGAAGGGGAAGAGGACTCAAGAGAGCGGGTGCCCATAGAAGATCGGGTCGATAAGCTGGTACAGAGAATTGAGCGGTGGATAAAGCTCAGAAAGGTTCCGCCTGCCGAGCGCAGGATCGCCTTCGTATTGCACAACAATCCCTGCGCCTCTGTGGAAGCTACCGTGGGAGCCGGCGCTCATCTGGATACACTCCAGAGCGTCGTGGAGATCATGAAGCGCATGAAGGAAGCGGGGTATTCCGTAGATCCACCCGAAAGCGGCAAAGCCCTTATCGACGAAATCATGGAAAAGAAAGCGATCTCCGAATTTCGGTGGACGACTGTTGAAGAGATCGTGAGCAAGGGTGGAGCGCTCAGGCTTCTTGAAAAGGAAAGATACGAGGAGTGGTTTAACGAACTTCCCGAAAAAACGAGGCTCAGGATGATTGAAGCCTGGGGTAATCCTCCGGGTGAATTAAAAGACGGCATACCCCCGGCAATGGTCTACGACGGGAAAATCGTCATAACGGGAGTAAGCTACGGAAACGTCCTCGTGATGGTTCAGCCAAAGCGCGGCTGTGCCGGTGCTCGTTGTGACGGTCAGGTCTGCAAAATTCTGCACGATCCCGACGTCCCGCCACCCCACCAATACGTTGCCACCTACAAATGGCTTTCCAGAGAATTCGGGGCTCATGCCGTGGTTCACGTTGGGACTCACGGAAACCTGGAGTTTCTTCCCGGAAAAGGCGTGGGGCTTTCTTCGGCGTGTTTGCCCGACGTCTGCATAGACACGCTACCCCATCTTTACATCTACAACGCCGACAACCCCCCGGAAGGAACTATAGCCAAACGCCGGTCCTGTGCCGTTCTAGTGGATCACATGCAGACTGTTATGACGGGAAGCGGTCTTTACGAAGAGCTTGCGGAACTGGACAGACTCCTCACGGAGTACGGGGAGACGAGAATTAAAGACCCGGGTCGTGCCCATGCTTTGGAACATGTCATACTCCGGGAGTTAAGAAAGTCGAAGCTGGATGCCGAGGTCAAAGTAAGAATCGGAGGCAGGCGAAGATCCCTATCGGAAATTGGCCATGAAGAACTCCACTCAATCCCCTTTGACGAGATCGTAAAGGAGGTCCACGGAAAGCTTTCCCTTATAAGGAATAGCCAGATGCAGGACGGAATGCATGTATTCGGGTCAATCCCCGAAGGAGACCGGCGGGTGGACTTCATCTATTCGATACTTCGTTATGACGCCGGAGAAGATGCTTCTCTCAGGCGGGAAGTGGCAAAGCTCATGGGCTACGACCTTTCGGAGCTCCTTGAAAACGTATCACGGGTCGACCCAAAAACCGGGAAGTCCTACGGCGCAATTATTGAAGAGATCGATGTCGTGTCCAGGAGCATCATCAGGGAGGTGCTCCGGGAAGCAGGTGTGGCCTTGGGTGAAGGAGGACGGAAATCATGA
- a CDS encoding ABC transporter ATP-binding protein: MLSVKDLHFRHKGSLREVLKGISFEAHKGAITAILGPNGSGKTTLFKCISGLWSYQKGQVTVEGVPVNELSFRERARFFAIVPQDHEPPFPYSVLDVVLMGRAGYVGIFSSPDKEDYERAEEAIGLVGIEHLKNTPYTKISGGERQLALIARALAQSSPVMLLDEPTSHLDFRNQINVLKKIRQIALEKDLTVVVTLHDPNLASLFSDKILVINSGSKVAEGSPEEIITEDLIRRIYGVEVKKAFVNGQSIICPVYHKYSFRYGKEALG; encoded by the coding sequence ATGTTGTCCGTAAAAGACCTGCACTTCCGTCATAAAGGAAGCCTTAGAGAGGTTTTAAAGGGAATAAGTTTTGAGGCCCACAAAGGGGCTATTACCGCAATTCTCGGCCCGAACGGATCGGGGAAAACCACCCTTTTTAAGTGCATCTCCGGACTCTGGAGCTATCAAAAAGGCCAGGTCACTGTAGAGGGTGTTCCGGTTAACGAACTCTCCTTCAGGGAAAGGGCAAGGTTCTTTGCAATTGTCCCTCAGGACCATGAGCCGCCCTTTCCGTATTCCGTCCTGGACGTTGTTCTGATGGGCAGAGCAGGCTACGTTGGCATTTTCTCATCACCCGATAAGGAAGACTACGAAAGGGCGGAAGAGGCAATAGGGTTGGTCGGTATTGAGCATCTGAAGAATACACCGTACACGAAGATAAGCGGAGGGGAACGCCAGCTTGCCCTTATTGCGAGAGCCCTGGCCCAGAGTTCTCCCGTAATGCTTCTCGATGAACCGACCAGTCACCTTGATTTCAGAAACCAGATAAACGTGCTCAAAAAGATCAGGCAAATAGCTCTCGAGAAGGATCTTACGGTTGTCGTAACACTTCACGACCCGAATCTGGCAAGCCTCTTTTCAGACAAGATCCTCGTTATCAACTCTGGAAGCAAAGTTGCCGAGGGCTCTCCGGAAGAAATAATTACGGAAGATTTGATTAGAAGGATTTACGGCGTGGAAGTAAAGAAGGCTTTCGTCAACGGACAGAGTATCATCTGTCCCGTATATCACAAGTATTCTTTTCGATACGGTAAAGAAGCTCTGGGATGA
- a CDS encoding FecCD family ABC transporter permease: MKNLKTLTIILSPFFIGWAALFMGTYGITPSTVIKIILNETVHIFNVGDVPEKTIVIDVRLPRIVLAGLVGGALSVSGVALQGIFRNPLVDPFILGISAGAAFGCALTIGFLGVIPVQVMAFLFAVLAVVIACFVAMTQGEMSRLSLILSGVIVSAFFTAMVSIVKFLVDPHKLQSIVYWLMGSFSLSDWKAVKTAMFGVAFGVLPIFFMRWRLNVMSMGEEEAKALGVNIKIERLLFIGFSTFAVAIATSLCGIIGWVGLMVPHLVRMLTGPDHRTLVPLSFSAGAAFMIAADTLSRTLTSFDIPVGIITAITGAPFFMYLMKRGGREAWGR, from the coding sequence ATGAAGAACCTTAAGACTTTAACGATTATTCTTTCGCCCTTTTTTATCGGCTGGGCGGCATTATTTATGGGTACTTATGGAATAACGCCGTCAACGGTGATCAAAATCATACTTAACGAAACCGTCCACATTTTTAACGTTGGAGATGTACCCGAGAAAACGATTGTTATTGATGTAAGGCTTCCCAGGATAGTACTCGCAGGTCTTGTCGGAGGAGCCCTTTCTGTGTCGGGGGTTGCTCTTCAGGGGATATTCAGAAATCCTCTGGTTGATCCCTTTATCCTGGGTATATCGGCAGGAGCTGCTTTCGGATGTGCCCTGACAATCGGGTTTCTCGGCGTCATTCCCGTGCAGGTAATGGCCTTTTTATTTGCGGTCCTTGCAGTGGTTATTGCCTGCTTCGTGGCAATGACTCAGGGTGAAATGTCAAGGCTATCTCTCATACTTTCGGGAGTTATCGTTTCGGCTTTTTTTACGGCCATGGTTTCAATCGTTAAGTTTCTGGTCGATCCCCACAAGCTTCAGAGCATTGTTTACTGGCTCATGGGGAGCTTTAGTCTCTCGGACTGGAAGGCCGTTAAGACGGCCATGTTCGGGGTGGCCTTTGGGGTTTTGCCGATTTTTTTCATGCGTTGGAGGCTTAATGTGATGAGCATGGGAGAAGAAGAGGCAAAGGCTCTTGGGGTAAACATAAAAATAGAAAGGCTCTTATTCATCGGGTTTTCGACCTTTGCTGTGGCTATAGCGACGTCTTTGTGCGGCATCATAGGGTGGGTTGGTCTCATGGTACCTCATCTTGTCAGGATGCTTACGGGACCTGATCACAGAACCCTCGTCCCGCTTTCTTTTTCCGCCGGCGCAGCGTTTATGATCGCCGCAGACACTCTTTCAAGAACACTAACGAGCTTTGACATTCCCGTCGGTATCATTACGGCAATCACAGGTGCACCGTTCTTTATGTACCTCATGAAGCGCGGGGGCAGGGAGGCCTGGGGCAGATAA